GAACAAAATTTAAGGGGAAAAAAAGCAGCAAGCAATCACTTACTTAAGAACCCAAGAGTGTGACAAACTTAAGGTTTCAAAGAAAATCAGCACAAGGACAAGGAAGCGTAATAcgtcatttatactcaaaacaGTGAAATCGAAGAGATTAAAGTGCAAAAAATCTCAAGATTCATTTATCTGCAAACTAGCATACTGAATCATGAATAAAGTACGATACCAGTATGAAAATAGAATGCTTTCAAGAAGTGTCCAATCAATTGAATATAGAAAATTTATCTAACATACACGAGCCTAACAAGTTATTTAATCCTTCAAAATAGTTTTGCAAATAATAATCAGCTTTCATTCAATAAATTTTATTGTCACATAATGAAGCTCAATTGTCTTAATATTATTCCTATTTATTAGCTAACAAACATGAAATAGGATTGcaaaaaggtttttttttttaaaaaaagtacttTAAATATAAGAACTTCACTTGCAATCTACCTTGTCAGAGCATAATCCTTAAAACCATTAATAATGCAGCGAGCTTCCAGAGTGCCGATGCATCCTCGCAAACGAGGCTCCCCACCATTCACCACTTTCTTCCAAGTCACAAACAACGGGCTGAAATGCAGTTTGAGCCACATGAGAGCATAGCATCAAAATTTATGTTCGTACTGGCTTGGCATTTCATGAGTTACAGAAGAAAGACTAAGAATGATGTTAGCTTACTAAAAGGGACACCGAAAAAACCTTACCCCGTCCAAATCTGATAAGCAGATGAGTTTTCCAACTAATCAagattatacttcaaaaacattttGTCATGAGCACAAAATACAGAAACAGTTAACAGAACAAGCTTCGTGGAACACAAACCTTCACTTGATGAAAGAAAAAGATGTTACAAGGAAGACTAACGATTAGAAATAGGGgggaaattaattttaaaaacggAAGCTTCCAATGTGTAGAAAAGGAGTACCCTACATAAAAATGTTTTAATATAAAGTGAAAGACCATTTTCAAAAGGCTATACGACAAATTAACACTTATAAAGAGTAAAGAGTGACTCAATTGGAATGAAATATGCTAAAATCCACATCTTTTTAATCAgtaaaaagttaaaaatcaCATTGTAAGAGCACATCACTAAACAACAAAATAAACGGGCAATTTTCCAGATTCGAAAACACAAAAGGATTGACGTTGACCCTTCCCATTCCAAGGCCTCAGCACCATGCAACCAAGAAAATAAACTGTTCCCCTGTAAAACACTTGAGTAAGTAACTTGTACAAAAGAAGCTAACTTATTCCAATCTAAAGATAGAgaaaatgcacatatatatctCCAGGAGGGAAGTTACACATTTCCCACAAACTATGCCACAAAAGGGTAATAAAGATATGTTCACACATAGGccatagcaacaacaacaatttagCACTCTGTCCCAACCAAGTTAGGGTAGGCTATATGATATCACTTCTTTGTTTAATCTCAACACAtatacaaacaacaacaacaatatacccaaTGTAATCCACAAGTAAGGTCTGAGGACGGTATGATGTACGCATACCTCACCCTACCTTTGTGGGGTAAAGAGATTGTTTCCAAATAGACCCTCAGCTAAAAACAATTGTAATAAAAACAAGACAAGCAAGAAAATAAGGATAACATAATAGCAAGATAATTACAGCAAACAAAGTGACAGTAAAAATCAACTCATATGCATTCATATATAAATACAAGATACCCCATGTaccaaaaaataaaagcaaCAACATTCCATTTGTAATtccacaagtgaggtctggAGAGAGGATAGGATGTACCCCTACTTAGAGAATCTAGAGAGACTATTTTCGATAGACCTAAGCTCAAAACAAGTGTAGACAAAAACTGGACAAGCCAGAACACAAGGACAACATAATAGAAAGATAAACATGCAAAAATCAACTAACTTACATGCATACAAAAATTCAAGACACCCcatgtacaaaaatataaaaaaagacagaaactttacaagaatatcaatatgggtgtctctaattttaagctaaaatagaAAGAGGCAAAGAGAAAATTAGCTTACTGTTCACCCTCATCAAAAGCAGGAGGAGGAGGTTGTTCCTTGTTGTAGTGAGATACCAATGTATCAAAGCAGTAAACAGCCATTTCCCTATTTGCAGACACCATCTTCTTCCTCCCTACTAAATTCAATCAAATTTCACACAAAACAAGAATCGATCTTTCAATAATCAGTTAAATAAATCAATGGATCAATTTCAGTCAAATTAAAGATCATGAAAAAGGGGgtcttttttctccctttttccCTATTTGCCTAACAAATCCTAAGAAGAATTAGATACAATATAAGAACAAAGCAAATtgggagaaaagaaaagagccTTGTGAATATTCTTCTTCCTTTTCCACTTTGGGCTCTTTTttgattactttttttttttagtttggatagaataatttaatactagttaaattattattattttgcatTGATAATTTCGTCATGGACCAACCTTCTAGAAAAAGGCCAAACAAGTCCCTCGATTGCTGGAAACAATCATATTTACGTATAAGACTTGAAAGCAACACGACAACTTTCTAATCGATTTTTTTTTACACTAGCAGCGGAGgatgggcttataagttggtcaaatcaatttataaattttttttaatttattatgttGTTTGACTAATGTTAattttaagtcataaagttcttaaagtcagccaaaaatgaaaagttagaattcctaacttttttctaagtgcttaaagccattttctttgaccataaaaattacttttatatcccttgtattttaactaaattctcaaactaccctttttattcttttaaccctaaaattcacattattttcctcattttttcgacataagcacttttatccaaatactcaactgcttatttataaaaataactttcagcacttcaaagttctaaaagcacttcatacataaaagttatttttttaaactcatccaaacgggctctagataagaataataattttaaaataaaatttaaaaattaattttatttcatattttgtttAAGACAAGACCCAAGCAAGGTATGATTTAAGGGGTATTATTTAAATCTtatttgatataaaaatatattatttatatatacttaaacggaaaatgattatatatatCTGTGTATTATTAGAAATAGTTTAACTATActactaattttatttttggttcaAATATACCTATTCTATTATACTTTCGGTAGATTTTGAGCTTACCACATATTTTTTCGTCAAAATTAAGGGTATATGTGGATTGAAAGTATAACTGAAaggatatatttggatcgaaagTATAACGAGgggtatatttaaattatttcttacAGTAAAATGGTATGTTTTTcgataattaaaattatttttatgtatatatattaaatattgaacCTCGACTTATTTGTatgtttacttttttatatatgaACCTTTTTAGTAAAAATTTTGTCACTAGTAATTGGTATGAGGTATTAGttaattctaaaattattttatctcacCAATTGTATTAAAACCGTAGAATTACTAGTACCATCCCGCgtaccaaatgaccccttagAATATACTTTTACCagcattttattttacttgattcttatattaataatgatttttttcttttaattaacaaatcaagagaaatttattattttcatctaatACTATATTTATCATCAAATAACAGCATAATATAATAGttgtcaaatttaaattttcaaaacatcAGTATTAAAATCAGTTTAGtaaaataaatcattaataaatattttaagagtGTGTCAAGTTAACATAgtccaaataaaataaaataaaaacagagtaattgaaaataattgttaattttaatttttttttaactaataaaattattttgagatttaAAAAATGTTAATTTGAGACGGATGTAGTTTTACTTTTCTATATATCTACACCTCACGTATGTGCTAGTTTAATAATTAGTGTTGAGGATTACGTTTGCATTTAATTTGATAGCagaaaataattaatgtaacccatttattattattttcgaaATTAGGTGAGTCTAAGTCTCCCCTGTAATTTTCGAAAATATTAAACAGACTCCTCTAATCattaattttatgaataaacCAAAGAACAAGTTAACAATCAACGGCATGGGGTATTAAATAGGTTATTTTCGTTATGTTTAGTAACGGGGGGTATAAATAACCGAAGAACAAGCTAACCAATAAATGAAAGTAGagggtatatttgatccttttCCTCTAAAAACACAACACAAATTTGAACTATAACACTTCATTCTGAGATACACGGCAAAAAGGAAGGTATCCAACTGTATCCAACACAAGTATTCAGAATGCAATTGTTAAGGTAAAAGATAGCAAGGACACAATAACTACCCAAGGATTATTCAAGTTTAATCTGAATCAGAATCATgtcttcttctcttctccttGTCTTTCTTGTGTTTCTTTCTGTCATCTGAATCACGGGTATGTTTCCTCTTATCGTCTGAATCACGGGTACGTTTCCTCCTGTCATCTGAATCGTGGGAATGTTTCCTCCTATCATTTGTATCATGAGAATGTCGCTTCTCTCGCCTCTCATCCTTTTCCCGTCTCTTCTCTTCTCGCCTCTTCTTCTTTTGGCTCCTTTCATCCTCCGACTCTTCTTCATTCTGTAGGGGTGCAACAGCAGGGAGACTTGCATTAATCTTTTCTACAGGCTCATCAACCGGATTAGATGGAAAAGCCGATGTTGAACTTGGTTCTTCCCAAGGTTTGGGCAATCTGTAGAGTGTGTTAACAAACATGATTAGGCACCCGCACAGAATAACGAAGAAACAAAATCCATACAGTTCTATCCTttctttaaatcataatttagttACTCTAGAACCTTTCATCTTCAAAGTCAAGCCCTTGTTCTCCGACTAGCAATGAAATTCAGAGATGATTTATCCGTAAGAAAAAAGCTAAAGGGAGAGGAGAAATAGTGCACATAAAGCACGACAGGAGAAATAAAATGACTGATAAGACCCACAAAAATCTAAAGAGAACTTTCAATGCTAGTGAAATCAGTACTCACTTTGAGAAACCAAGACCATCTACCCGAGCTGCTTCAGAATGCCCTGCTCCCAAGTCTTCTGCTGTTGAACCTCTCTTCACAAGTTCAGAAAACTCATGCTTGTCTAGCCGAGTACCCTGAGGACGTGTGGCACGCTTAGGAGCTAAGCCCAGAGCCTCCCTCATTGCCTGTTCCTCCTCTTCTTTAATCCTACGTATTTCTTCTTTTGCTGCCTCCGTATCCTTTTCCTGGGCTTTCTTATCACGGGTGTACCAATGAAGATCTTTCCCTGCACAGGGGGAGAAAACACCACAACAAGATGTAAAATATGTCACTAGTTAAGACTGTAATGAAGAAATAAAATGTCCAGCACAACATACCCTCATATTGCCCCAGTAAAAAGTACTTGGACCCCAGATAAAGTATGGATTTAGTACCTCAGGATTCCAACAAATTATTATGACTTCAAACCTATATTGGCTAGCTAGCTTTGTACAAATATGCATCCTCACACTCAGCAATATAATTACAGTCTACAAAGTGGGGCAGCAAAATCTACTCCTATAATACAGGATTAGCCAAGGTAAAAATGATTACATTCACTAGAAGGTAAAAGTTGCACACATGAAGGATAAATGAGTGGAGGTCACTTGAGATTGTTTCTTATGTTTTGCATTGACCTCCAGATGAACCAGTTCTTAAGCATGAAACTTACGGTGAATGAAGGTGTAAAAAGGGGATGAGGTAGACCTCAAATCACTTGGAGATAGGTAGAAATATGCAAAAGATTGTATGTTTCAGTTTATAAGTTTTTTACTCTATTGTAAATATGGTTTTTCCCAGTACTACCTAAGTACTGAGGTAGTACTGATTTAATACAAAATGCTAccagtttttaaaaaaattaattacctAAGGACTTGGCCAATTTATGCTACTTCGATCGAAGAAGTCGCTTCTTCAACCTACCCTTGCCTTGTCACTTTAAGCGATGAAGCGCTTGCTTTTCACAACAATGACCTAGACTTTTGAATTGTTCGCATTTAGGTACCATAATCTAAACCTAATATACTTCTCATTCTAGTGAGAGCTAAACTTCCTGTGCATATATTCTATCTAATTCTACTTGCCTAAAAATCCTCAATCACTTGAGTGCTTCTTCACAGCTCCAATTTTTTCGTCTTGCTAGTTTCATCAATGGACACAATATCATCAGCAGGTACATGTGCCATCTAACATCATCCTATAAACTATTGTTTGTCTCATCCAACATTAGCATAATTAAATTCAAGCTCACAGAAGACCCTTAATATAAAACCATTATACTAAACTCCTTATTTACCTGTTTCAAGAAAAAATAGTGAACTCCTTTATATTTCCTCCTACTGTTCTCACTTCTGATTGCTCTTTTGTACATGCTTTTTATGACATTAACATATTTGATGTGAATTAATTTATTCTGAAGTATACTTATCTTAGCATTCTATCACATGCTTGACTGAAAAACTATACTTCAATAACATACAACTAGAACTTCCGGCAAAATCTATAACTTGTGGCATATGGTAACAGATAACAGAATTTTTGCTCTGAACTTGGGGCAGCAAATTAAGAAAATACCATGAAGTACAGTTAATTGTGATACTTCATGAATACTTCTTCATATCTACAATCTTcaggagaaaaaaaaaaagagaagctcttATACATGGGGATAAACATATATACCATTCTTTACTTTACAATGGGCACAAACTACTAATGCAATTAGCATGTTTCTTGGGGAAAATGGCAGAAGCAACATGTTTCTCATCCACTATTGACCAAACAAAATATATAGATGTTTCTTATGGACTaatttccagcaattgcaatgGTGATATATAATTTGAGAACAAGAATATACCTTTCTGCCATCTCCCAACTGCTGCTTTGATACTATGACCTATATAATTTTCTCGATGTTTATCAACCTTCACATCATCCCAGCTAAATTCTGTTGCAGCAAAGAAAGTATACATTAGGAACACTACATAACGGGACAAAAATTTAACAGCTTGATTCTCCAGAAAAAACAAGAACAATTTTGTGGAAGAACCTCCTATGCCATCTACAGAAAAACTTCATTAAGCGTGTCTGAACTGGAAAGCATCAtaactaaaatttgaaattctttTCTGAGAAAAGTAAGtataatcatgatttgaaattcaTGACTCTAGGAAGAGCTTAGATATACTGATTCTTATATCTATGTATCTGTCTCCTCATAATTTTTGTCGCAGAGTTGCACCGATAAGCCAGAACCCCAAGAAAAGGGAGCAACATTTAGATAAGAAGGGAAAATATAAAAAGGCAGACAAAAAGACATGTATAATCAGCAGAAACGAGAATCAAGAAAGCAGACCACATCTAGCTGCATCAATATATGGGAACTAATTTGTTGGAGCACATTCATGATTCACACAATACAAGCAGCAAGTACCAGAAAACTCCCGAAACTAACAAACGGAAACATGGCCTATTTTATCAAGCAATAATAAACATGGACTTGCAAAATATAGACATCAAATTATCAGAAAACAAGCATGTATTGAACATCGTCCCGAGAACCCAACCTTAATTCTCCTCCTTCACATATCCTCTGCCTTCACCCAAACCTAAAACATAAGAGGATGATTGCGGCAACTCTCTACTTTGCTATTTTTATATTAGGTAAAAGTAAAACAGGACCAATATTATCCCACTTTTCCTTTTTGGTGTAGCAAACTCCCTGcctatatcatttttttttgtgaaaattaaaaaaataagggCCATGCAACCCTTTACATAATGTTCCTAAATCACAAACCTAATACATTAtccttcaaaattttaaaacctCAACCTGATGTATAACCACCGAGCTAGACAAACAGAATTTACAAGTTCATAACTTCTCCaacttttccccaacttccttGGATCAAAGCATAGTACCAGTAATTATTGTTGCTTATAACTCCTAAGACTTTTCCATTCTAATCCTTCTGagtaacaacatacccagtgtaatccatTACACTACAAGTAGGTTTTGGGGAGTTGGTATGTATGCAGCCATACTACTACCTTGAGAAGATAGAAAAGCCACTTCCGATGGATCTTCGGCTAGAGTAAGCATATCAAAAATcaagtatgtaaagcaaatACAATAGTGAAGAAGTCATGCTGAAAACAACTAAAAGGAGAACAAGTagaaacaacaaataatacAAAAAGCAAAGGAAACAACAGATACTGATAAGAGAAACTAGGCAAAACTCGACTACCAACTAACCTTCTGCCTTATTTAATCCTACCGTGTGCTGGGTGAAAATCTGAATTTgttaataacaacaacaaatccaCATACTGTAATTCCACAATTTACAATATCTCGAATAATTTCAActttcaataataataagaaaagccTCGATCTCTGTTCGAGGAAGGGCGATTCTCTCAATTTTTGACCCCGATAAGCTATGAAAGCAAATTAGACTAACAATTAACGAAACCTGATACTTTACATGACGAATTTTACGgggaaaaaaacaaaagaaacccTAGATTATCCAGAGATGGGCAAAGAAAGCTTACGATCTCGACCACCGCGAACGCCACCTCTAGTAGGATGATACATCTTTTGCCTTTCTTCTCGTCTCTAAACCCAGATTTCAATTGCAGCAACGAACTCAAAATTGAGGtattgaaaatggagaagagagaaagatttggttgttttgcAGAAAAAAGCAACGAGAAAATAACAGAGATGGTCCTTATGTTTTTAGAGGAGGTTCAAAATTATACCTCAAAATATGCTTTgaacaattttgatatttttggtcTTGATCAAATAgctttccatttttatttgctttaTCTAATTTTACTTTAGAGAGTtcacaaaataaatttttaaaaatttatgatcttaaattaaaaatataaaaatatctgtttatttttatattttttaacatgtcatataaaaataaaaaatattattttaaaaatattatatataaccTACATAAATATTATGAGAGGTGAAATTGAAGATTGGGATGTAAATGTAAATAAAGATGAGATATGTTTAAAGAAAAGATAAAACAGAAATATCAGGAAGCTTACTTTTTCTactttcagttttttttttaaaaaaatcctcATTAAAAACactttgaaattattatttttcctcaTACCGAACAcatcctctaaaaatataaatacttctttttattataaaatacattaacttaataaaataagaagaagagagtaaaagaaaagaaaagagaatagAGGAGAGAAAACGTCAGTATTTCACTCTTCAGAGCTTGACTATATTTATAGCCACAAAAAGATGACAATTTGATAGACAAGTTGCCTAGTGGAACATCCATTAGTGTCAACTTTCAAAAcactttcatttttttataaattttttatttttaatcgtCACTTTTAACCTATATAAAAATAactattctttttcttattttatcctcgacattaattatttaatcatcaaattattttttcaaaatataaaattatatattaattaataatatatttatattaattattatttttttaataacatATTTTGTTCAAAATAAACCACTAAAAGTGAACgataagagtatagtttgacttcaaaaattacacctcaaaatttaaaattttgctaaattcatttttttcacaGTTCCGTCTTATCCGTGAtcttttttcaagaaaaaaaaagtaatgagattggaaataaggagaAGATCATTTCAAAGCGgagtattattttatattatattatattatattgtattatatttattgtactatttaaataaatataatatttgaattaattgtattttttcgtcgttatataaatttatatacctATAATTTGATTGATATATGCATTTTGTCTTTATATGAATGGGTAAATAGTAAAA
This Solanum dulcamara chromosome 1, daSolDulc1.2, whole genome shotgun sequence DNA region includes the following protein-coding sequences:
- the LOC129900140 gene encoding uncharacterized protein LOC129900140; the encoded protein is MYHPTRGGVRGGRDQFSWDDVKVDKHRENYIGHSIKAAVGRWQKGKDLHWYTRDKKAQEKDTEAAKEEIRRIKEEEEQAMREALGLAPKRATRPQGTRLDKHEFSELVKRGSTAEDLGAGHSEAARVDGLGFSKLPKPWEEPSSTSAFPSNPVDEPVEKINASLPAVAPLQNEEESEDERSQKKKRREEKRREKDERREKRHSHDTNDRRKHSHDSDDRRKRTRDSDDKRKHTRDSDDRKKHKKDKEKRRRHDSDSD